One genomic segment of Pristiophorus japonicus isolate sPriJap1 chromosome 8, sPriJap1.hap1, whole genome shotgun sequence includes these proteins:
- the LOC139268079 gene encoding tetraspanin-1, translated as MGCFTFIKVMMILFNLLIFIAGGALLGVGIWVSVDGSSFVKVIGPISSQAMQFVNIGYFCIAIGAVLVLIGFLGCCGAQKESKCLLILFFVIVLIIFIAEIAAAVVALVYSSFAESLLRAWVAPVLKNDYGRLKDVTGIWNTTMSELKCCGFTNYTDFSESYYYKNNDRTFPPFCCNSALSICNEIAAASSQIQGCFRQLFDILKENANIVGGIAAGICVLEIAAMAVSMYLYCKIDGKTHV; from the exons aTGGGGTGCTTTACATTTATAAAGGTTATGATGATCCTATTCAATCTCCTCATCTTT ATTGCTGGTGGCGCTCTGTTGGGTGTTGGAATATGGGTTAGTGTGGATGGAAGCTCTTTCGTAAAAGTCATTGGCCCTATATCTTCTCAAGCAATGCAATTTGTCAACATTGGTTACTTCTGCATTGCAATCGGTGCTGTGCTGGTTCTCATTGGATTTTTGGGATGTTGTGGAGCACAGAAGGAAAGCAAGTGTCTGCTAATACTG TTCTTTGTCATTGTTCTGATCATCTTTATTGCTGAGATCGCTGCTGCTGTTGTGGCTTTGGTGTATTCTTCTTTT gCAGAAAGTCTTCTTCGTGCATGGGTTGCTCCAGTACTGAAGAATGATTATGGAAGGCTAAAAGATGTGACCGGCATCTGGAATACTACAATGAGTGAA CTGAAATGTTGTGGCTTTACCAACTACACAGATTTCTCTGAATCGTATTACTACAAAAACAACGACCGCACCTTTCCACCGTTCTGTTGCAATTCAGCTTTAAGTATTTGTAATGAGATTGCAGCAGCTAGCAGCCAAATACAA GGATGTTTTCGTCAACTTTTTGACATTTTAAAAGAGAATGCCAACATTGTCGGTGGGATTGCAGCAGGGATCTGTGTACTAGAG ATTGCTGCAATGGCGGTGTCTATGTATTTGTACTGCAAGATTGATGGGAAGACACACGTATGA